A single region of the Denticeps clupeoides chromosome 18, fDenClu1.1, whole genome shotgun sequence genome encodes:
- the LOC114768424 gene encoding protein eva-1 homolog C isoform X2: MYNGSIDTVPRPVVNGQCSADRQLPPASVNTSPEHLCGYGTMLPPRSFGTFLCPASFLFLLLLLAMTTHRAQAAPDFTVYLYKVLRNHTAHACNGDTLTVKCPSKTTVSILSVFYGRRIPSQYLCPSTNLNMTGDENTECMSSTAIQKVISECQDRRTCQLPVISAVFGQDPCPETTKYVIVSYKCRPEHHRTKMVCENERMRLSCRNDTVLAIYSAMFGHQIHWSHECPQEIDVKTDMECLSPTALRRVSRRCHGRTNCSLLADVLSFGDPCFPGTRMHLRVSYTCVPRYLLEDAGLGNTDPFLISDYTHGLPETVALYFVSGICAGLVFLLCLFGLKSTLVRDAKDLFSELSDELKAARRKRLASDFDDDSDIISDTSFHRLPNAYRVADMFGPEMIMTVEMVERQQDTEKEVPDGDIWPRGDSSPYAINNVKTSSA, translated from the exons ATGTACAATGGTTCCATTGACACCGTCCCCCGGCCCGTTGTTAATGGCCAGTGTTCAGCGGACAGGCAGCTGCCCCCTGCAAGCGTGAACACCTCACCAGAGCATCTCTGTGGCTATGGGACCATGCTTCCTCCACGGAGCTTTGGCACCTTTTTGTGCCCTGcgtccttcctcttcctcctcctcctcctggccaTGACCACGCACCGTGCACAGGCAGCGCCAGATTTCACCG TCTACTTGTACAAAGTATTAAGGAACCACACAGCACATGCATGCAATGGAGACACCCTAACCGTCAAGTGCCCATCCAAAACCACCGTCTCCATCCTCTCCGTCTTCTACGGCCGCCGAATACCAAGCCAGTACCTGTGCCCGTCCACAAACCTGAACATGACAGGGGACGAGAACACCGAATGCATGTCCTCCACAGCCATTCAG AAAGTAATATCAGAATGCCAGGATCGGAGAACTTGTCAGCTCCCAGTCATCAGTGCCGTATTTGGTCAAGACCCCTGTCCAGAAACCACCAAATATGTCATTGTGTCCTACAAGTGCCGTCCAG AGCACCATCGGACCAAAATGGTGTGTGAGAACGAAAGAATGCGTCTGTCGTGCAGGAACGACACAGTTCTGGCCATCTATTCTGCCATGTTTGGCCACCAGATTCACTGGAGTCACGAATGTCCACAGGAAATCGATGTCAAGACTGATATGG AGTGTCTGTCCCCCACTGCCCTGAGGAGGGTGTCACGTCGGTGCCATGGCAGGACCAACTGTTCCTTGCTGGCAGATGTGCTCAGCTTTGGAGACCCCTGCTTCCCTGGGACCAGGATGCATCTGCGAGTGTCCTACACATGTG TTCCCAGATATCTCCTGGAGGATGCTGGGCTTGGGAATACTGACCCATTCTTAATTAGTGACTATACACATG GCCTCCCGGAAACTGTGGCCCTGTACTTCGTTTCTGGGATCTGTGCAGGCTTGGTCTTCTTGCTCTGCTTGTTCGGTTTGAAGTCCACACTGGTACGCGATGCCAAGGACCTGTTCTCTGAGCTCAGCGACGAACTAAAGGCGGCGAGACGGAAACGTCTCGCCAGCGACTTTGACGATGACAGTGACATCATCTCGGACACTTCTTTTCATCGACTTCCAAATGCATACCGGGTTGCAGACATGTTTGGCCCAGAAATGATTATGACAGTGGAGATGGTGGAACGACAGCAGGATACAGAGAAAGAAGTTCCTGATGGAGACATCTGGCCACGTGGGGACTCCAGCCCTTATGCCATAAACAATGTCAAAACCTCTTCTGCATAA
- the LOC114768424 gene encoding protein eva-1 homolog C isoform X1, which produces MYNGSIDTVPRPVVNGQCSADRQLPPASVNTSPEHLCGYGTMLPPRSFGTFLCPASFLFLLLLLAMTTHRAQAAPDFTVYLYKVLRNHTAHACNGDTLTVKCPSKTTVSILSVFYGRRIPSQYLCPSTNLNMTGDENTECMSSTAIQKVISECQDRRTCQLPVISAVFGQDPCPETTKYVIVSYKCRPEHHRTKMVCENERMRLSCRNDTVLAIYSAMFGHQIHWSHECPQEIDVKTDMECLSPTALRRVSRRCHGRTNCSLLADVLSFGDPCFPGTRMHLRVSYTCVPRYLLEDAGLGNTDPFLISDYTHGGWYTGPGVFRPQNIFTNSLEIFVQIQGLPETVALYFVSGICAGLVFLLCLFGLKSTLVRDAKDLFSELSDELKAARRKRLASDFDDDSDIISDTSFHRLPNAYRVADMFGPEMIMTVEMVERQQDTEKEVPDGDIWPRGDSSPYAINNVKTSSA; this is translated from the exons ATGTACAATGGTTCCATTGACACCGTCCCCCGGCCCGTTGTTAATGGCCAGTGTTCAGCGGACAGGCAGCTGCCCCCTGCAAGCGTGAACACCTCACCAGAGCATCTCTGTGGCTATGGGACCATGCTTCCTCCACGGAGCTTTGGCACCTTTTTGTGCCCTGcgtccttcctcttcctcctcctcctcctggccaTGACCACGCACCGTGCACAGGCAGCGCCAGATTTCACCG TCTACTTGTACAAAGTATTAAGGAACCACACAGCACATGCATGCAATGGAGACACCCTAACCGTCAAGTGCCCATCCAAAACCACCGTCTCCATCCTCTCCGTCTTCTACGGCCGCCGAATACCAAGCCAGTACCTGTGCCCGTCCACAAACCTGAACATGACAGGGGACGAGAACACCGAATGCATGTCCTCCACAGCCATTCAG AAAGTAATATCAGAATGCCAGGATCGGAGAACTTGTCAGCTCCCAGTCATCAGTGCCGTATTTGGTCAAGACCCCTGTCCAGAAACCACCAAATATGTCATTGTGTCCTACAAGTGCCGTCCAG AGCACCATCGGACCAAAATGGTGTGTGAGAACGAAAGAATGCGTCTGTCGTGCAGGAACGACACAGTTCTGGCCATCTATTCTGCCATGTTTGGCCACCAGATTCACTGGAGTCACGAATGTCCACAGGAAATCGATGTCAAGACTGATATGG AGTGTCTGTCCCCCACTGCCCTGAGGAGGGTGTCACGTCGGTGCCATGGCAGGACCAACTGTTCCTTGCTGGCAGATGTGCTCAGCTTTGGAGACCCCTGCTTCCCTGGGACCAGGATGCATCTGCGAGTGTCCTACACATGTG TTCCCAGATATCTCCTGGAGGATGCTGGGCTTGGGAATACTGACCCATTCTTAATTAGTGACTATACACATG GCGGCTGGTACACGGGCCCTGGCGTGTTCAGACCTCAAAACATTTTCACCAACTCTCTGGAAATCTTTGTCCAAATCCAGG GCCTCCCGGAAACTGTGGCCCTGTACTTCGTTTCTGGGATCTGTGCAGGCTTGGTCTTCTTGCTCTGCTTGTTCGGTTTGAAGTCCACACTGGTACGCGATGCCAAGGACCTGTTCTCTGAGCTCAGCGACGAACTAAAGGCGGCGAGACGGAAACGTCTCGCCAGCGACTTTGACGATGACAGTGACATCATCTCGGACACTTCTTTTCATCGACTTCCAAATGCATACCGGGTTGCAGACATGTTTGGCCCAGAAATGATTATGACAGTGGAGATGGTGGAACGACAGCAGGATACAGAGAAAGAAGTTCCTGATGGAGACATCTGGCCACGTGGGGACTCCAGCCCTTATGCCATAAACAATGTCAAAACCTCTTCTGCATAA
- the clic2 gene encoding chloride intracellular channel protein 2 — protein MDSGVLRQSSNKEPSVELFIKAGQDGENVGNCPFCQSLFMVLWLKGVKFTVTTVDMKKKPEELKDLAPGTNPPFLLYNGVLKTDFIKIEEFLEQMLAPPMYPHLSPLNKESFDVGADIFAKFSAYIKNNPSNNFHEKNLLREFKRLDIYLNTPLPEEIDHNSRENITVSKRKFLDGNRLTLADCNLLPKLHVIKVAAKKYRDFEIPAEFTGVWRYLKNANEREEFSQTCPADVEIEKAYLSVVGKRK, from the exons ATGGACAGCGGGGTACTGAGACAGAGCTCCAACAAAGAGCCCAGCGTTGAGCTCTTCATCAAG gctgGTCAAGATGGGGAGAACGTGGGGAACTGCCCCTTCTGCCAGAGTCTCTTCATGGTGTTGTGGCTAAAAGGAGTCAAGTTCACTGTAACCACTGTTGACATGAAGAA GAAGCCAGAGGAGCTAAAAGACCTGGCTCCGGGAACCAATCCCCCTTTCCTCCTGTACAATGGGGTCTTAAAGACGGACTTCATCAAGATCGAAGAGTTCCTGGAGCAGATGCTGGCCCCTCCCAT GTACCCACACCTGAGCCCCCTCAACAAGGAGTCGTTTGATGTCGGGGCTGACATTTTTGCCAAATTCTCCGCTTATATCAAGAACAATCCATCCAACAACT TTCATGAGAAGAATCTGCTAAGAGAGTTTAAGAGGCTGGATATCTACCTGAACACCCCTCTTCCAGAGGAGATTGACCACAACTCCAGAGAAAACATCACAGTCTCCAAAAGGAAGTTCCTGGATGGTAACCGCCTCACTCTGGCTGACTGTAATCTGCTGCCCAAACTGCATGTTATCAAG GTTGCAGCCAAAAAATACCGTGACTTTGAAATCCCGGCTGAGTTCACTGGTGTCTGGCGTTACCTGAAGAATGCaaatgagagggaagagttcaGCCAAACCTGCCCAGCAGATGTTGAGATTGAGAAGGCCTACTTAAGTGTGGTTGGCAAGAGGAAATGA